The Ostrinia nubilalis chromosome 17, ilOstNubi1.1, whole genome shotgun sequence genome contains a region encoding:
- the LOC135079838 gene encoding glutamate receptor-like isoform X2, whose product MDHRNATLWKCPVLISSDLVLAENNEKEFVLTELYRASPDGPMLSFPRGKYNGAFLDSRPHRELFRRRRDLMGHALVMANVIQDSNSTKEHLLKEDRLELQNDAAVKICWIAARHAFEMLNATRRHIFSYRWGYKVDGEWSGMIQDIKSNRADLATNCVLYSERLDVVTFTDMVAPLRMRFVFRQPPLAYVSNIFSLPFSSNVWVAIAVCTAASTLTLCLTSHWETKVEKNPTQLDGSISDALLLTLSAVAQQGCFVEPKRAPGRILEWFLFTALMALYAAYSANIVVLLQAPSNSIKSLSQLAASKITLAANDVDYSRFVLSPYKDPTHVHIYRRIMPEGEKPNFYHIHEGVEKIRQVQTDP is encoded by the exons ATGGATCATAGAAACGCTACCTTGTGGAAGTGCCCAGTGTTGATAAGCAGTGACTTGGTACTAGCAGAGAATAATGAAAAAGAATTCGTTTTGACCGAGT TATACAGGGCGTCACCGGACGGTCCAATGTTGTCCTTCCCAAGAGGAAAATACAACGGGGCCTTCTTAGACTCCAGACCCCACCGAGAGCTGTTCCGAAGAAGACGGGACCTGATGGGCCACGCGCTGGTCATGGCCAACGTGATACAAGACAGCAACTCGACCAAGGAACACTTGCTGAAGGAGGATAGACT GGAGCTCCAGAACGACGCTGCAGTCAAGATCTGCTGGATCGCTGCGAGGCACGCCTTCGAGATGCTGAACGCGACCCGCCGACATATCTTCAGCTACCGCTGGGGCTACAAAGTGGACGGCGAGTGGTCCGGCATGATCCAGGACATCAAGTCAAATAGGGCTGATTTAG ctACCAACTGCGTGCTATATTCCGAACGCCTAGACGTGGTGACTTTCACGGACATGGTAGCACCACTCCGCATGAGGTTCGTGTTTCGCCAGCCACCTCTCGCCTACGTGTCTAATATCTTCTCTTTGCCTTTCTCGTCCAACGTGTGGGTGGCCATCGCTGTGTGCACAGCAGCTTCTACCCTCACTTTGTGCTTGACAAGCCATTGGGAGACCAAGGTGGAAAag aATCCAACACAGCTAGACGGTAGTATAAGTGATGCTTTACTCTTGACCCTGAGTGCCGTCGCTCAGCAGGGATGCTTTGTGGAACCTAAGAGAGCTCCAG GTCGTATTCTGGAATGGTTCTTGTTCACGGCGCTCATGGCTCTGTACGCGGCATACTCAGCCAACATCGTGGTGCTGCTGCAAGCGCCTTCCAACTCCATCAAGAGCCTGTCACAGCTGGCTGCCTCCAAGATCACCCTGGCTGCGAATGACGTGGACTACAGCCGCTTTGTGCTGAGC CCATACAAGGATCCAACACATGTACACATTTATCGAAGAATCATGCCTGAAGGTGAAAAGCCTAATTTTTATCACATTCATGAGGGCGTCGAGAAAATCCGACAG GTACAAACAGATCCGTGA
- the LOC135079838 gene encoding glutamate receptor-like isoform X1, translating into MDHRNATLWKCPVLISSDLVLAENNEKEFVLTELYRASPDGPMLSFPRGKYNGAFLDSRPHRELFRRRRDLMGHALVMANVIQDSNSTKEHLLKEDRLELQNDAAVKICWIAARHAFEMLNATRRHIFSYRWGYKVDGEWSGMIQDIKSNRADLATNCVLYSERLDVVTFTDMVAPLRMRFVFRQPPLAYVSNIFSLPFSSNVWVAIAVCTAASTLTLCLTSHWETKVEKNPTQLDGSISDALLLTLSAVAQQGCFVEPKRAPGRILEWFLFTALMALYAAYSANIVVLLQAPSNSIKSLSQLAASKITLAANDVDYSRFVLSPYKDPTHVHIYRRIMPEGEKPNFYHIHEGVEKIRQGLFAYHSIVEPVYRRIEETFLEQEKCDLTEVDFVNGFDAFTPVKKDSPYLEMLRVV; encoded by the exons ATGGATCATAGAAACGCTACCTTGTGGAAGTGCCCAGTGTTGATAAGCAGTGACTTGGTACTAGCAGAGAATAATGAAAAAGAATTCGTTTTGACCGAGT TATACAGGGCGTCACCGGACGGTCCAATGTTGTCCTTCCCAAGAGGAAAATACAACGGGGCCTTCTTAGACTCCAGACCCCACCGAGAGCTGTTCCGAAGAAGACGGGACCTGATGGGCCACGCGCTGGTCATGGCCAACGTGATACAAGACAGCAACTCGACCAAGGAACACTTGCTGAAGGAGGATAGACT GGAGCTCCAGAACGACGCTGCAGTCAAGATCTGCTGGATCGCTGCGAGGCACGCCTTCGAGATGCTGAACGCGACCCGCCGACATATCTTCAGCTACCGCTGGGGCTACAAAGTGGACGGCGAGTGGTCCGGCATGATCCAGGACATCAAGTCAAATAGGGCTGATTTAG ctACCAACTGCGTGCTATATTCCGAACGCCTAGACGTGGTGACTTTCACGGACATGGTAGCACCACTCCGCATGAGGTTCGTGTTTCGCCAGCCACCTCTCGCCTACGTGTCTAATATCTTCTCTTTGCCTTTCTCGTCCAACGTGTGGGTGGCCATCGCTGTGTGCACAGCAGCTTCTACCCTCACTTTGTGCTTGACAAGCCATTGGGAGACCAAGGTGGAAAag aATCCAACACAGCTAGACGGTAGTATAAGTGATGCTTTACTCTTGACCCTGAGTGCCGTCGCTCAGCAGGGATGCTTTGTGGAACCTAAGAGAGCTCCAG GTCGTATTCTGGAATGGTTCTTGTTCACGGCGCTCATGGCTCTGTACGCGGCATACTCAGCCAACATCGTGGTGCTGCTGCAAGCGCCTTCCAACTCCATCAAGAGCCTGTCACAGCTGGCTGCCTCCAAGATCACCCTGGCTGCGAATGACGTGGACTACAGCCGCTTTGTGCTGAGC CCATACAAGGATCCAACACATGTACACATTTATCGAAGAATCATGCCTGAAGGTGAAAAGCCTAATTTTTATCACATTCATGAGGGCGTCGAGAAAATCCGACAG ggGCTGTTCGCGTATCACTCCATCGTTGAGCCAGTGTACCGTCGTATAGAAGAAACATTTCTGGAGCAGGAGAAATGCGATCTAACTGAAGTAGATTTTGTCAACGGTTTCGACGCTTTCACACCTGTAAAGAAAGATTCCCCGTACTTGGAAATGTTGAGAGTTGTGTAA